A region of the Streptomyces durocortorensis genome:
GGTGGCGCTGGGCCACACCCGCATCGGACTCGCGGTGGGCCCCAAGCGCTTCGTGCCGGTGCTCCGCAAGATCGAGGGCTTTCACTCCACGATGCGGGAGCAGCTGGACCTCGCCCCCGACGACGTGGAGGAGTTGATCCAGCACTCTCTGTACACGCTGGAGGGCGGTCAGGCCGCCGCGTCCGCTCTGATGGAGCGCGGCTGCACGGCCGTCGTGTGCGCGAGCGACATGATGGCGCTCGGGGCGATCCGGGCGGCCCGCAGGCTGTCCAGGGAGGTCCCCCGGGACCTCTCCGTGGTCGGCTACGACGACTCACCCCTCATAGCGTTCACGGACCCGCCGCTGACCACGATCCGGCAGCCGGTGACGGCGATGGGCCAGGCCGCCGTGCGCACGCTCCTGGAGGAGATCGGCGGAACCCCCGCCCCGCACAGCGAATTCGTCTTCATGCCTGAGCTGGTGGTTCGCGGTTCGACGGCGTCGGGACCCGGACTTCCCTCAGGGGCCCACGCTCATCCTTGAGGCGCAGGACGTGCGCCCCGGACCCGACCGGAGGATGATCGAGCGCAGGGGGACGTATCTGGCAGACTCTGTGCCTATGGGTGAAACACACGTGACA
Encoded here:
- a CDS encoding LacI family DNA-binding transcriptional regulator — encoded protein: MTARLADIATQAGVSEATVSRVLNGKPGVAATTRESVLAALDVLGYERPVRLRRRSAGLVGLITPELENPIFPALAQVIGQALTRQGYTPVLATQTPGGSTEDELTEMLVDRGVSGIIFVSGLHADTSADMQRYEQLRGQGVPFVLVNGFSAKVQAPFISPDDRAAMRLAVTHLVALGHTRIGLAVGPKRFVPVLRKIEGFHSTMREQLDLAPDDVEELIQHSLYTLEGGQAAASALMERGCTAVVCASDMMALGAIRAARRLSREVPRDLSVVGYDDSPLIAFTDPPLTTIRQPVTAMGQAAVRTLLEEIGGTPAPHSEFVFMPELVVRGSTASGPGLPSGAHAHP